A region from the Candidatus Limnocylindrales bacterium genome encodes:
- a CDS encoding TauD/TfdA family dioxygenase, with protein sequence MNAYRSFAEQALHYFVRPHAGMPDAAVASPADWRGPQLAARQDEWLVRLTAREIGEIGEATDALMARGVPMADVARDDFVLPTLAGTIRAWRDEIDHGRGFLLVRGLPVRDWGDDKCAYAYWGLGHHLGTPGAQNPQDELLGHVIDYGEKADNPVVRLYRTAGKIDFHCDAADAVGLLCLRTARSGGQSRIVSSVAVFNEVQRRRPDLASRLFEPFVLDRRGEERAGEPASVPIQPCCFGEDGRLRTFYHSEYFRSAARLQGISIDERARELLDLYDQLCASPDFHLDMWLEPGDIQIISNHTTVHSRTAYEDWPEPDRKRHLLRLWLSL encoded by the coding sequence GTGAACGCCTATCGCTCCTTCGCCGAGCAGGCGCTGCACTACTTCGTGCGGCCGCACGCCGGCATGCCCGACGCGGCCGTGGCATCGCCGGCCGACTGGCGCGGGCCCCAGCTGGCGGCGCGGCAGGACGAATGGCTCGTGCGCCTGACCGCGCGCGAGATCGGCGAGATAGGCGAGGCAACCGATGCGTTGATGGCGCGCGGTGTGCCGATGGCCGACGTGGCGCGCGACGACTTCGTGCTGCCGACGCTGGCGGGCACGATCCGCGCGTGGCGCGACGAGATCGACCATGGTCGCGGGTTCCTTCTCGTGCGCGGCCTGCCGGTGCGGGACTGGGGCGACGACAAATGCGCGTATGCCTACTGGGGGCTCGGACACCATCTCGGCACACCCGGCGCGCAGAACCCGCAGGACGAGCTGCTGGGCCACGTCATCGATTACGGCGAGAAGGCCGACAATCCGGTCGTGCGTCTCTACCGCACCGCCGGCAAGATCGACTTTCACTGCGACGCGGCCGACGCGGTCGGCCTGCTGTGTCTGCGTACCGCACGCTCGGGCGGGCAGAGCCGCATCGTCAGCTCGGTGGCGGTGTTCAACGAGGTGCAGCGGCGGCGTCCGGATCTGGCTTCCCGTCTGTTCGAGCCGTTCGTGCTCGACCGCCGCGGCGAGGAGCGCGCGGGCGAGCCGGCCTCCGTGCCGATCCAGCCGTGCTGCTTCGGCGAGGACGGGCGTCTGCGCACGTTCTACCACAGCGAGTATTTCCGCTCGGCGGCACGCCTGCAGGGCATCAGCATCGACGAGCGCGCACGCGAGCTGCTCGACCTCTACGACCAGCTGTGCGCCTCACCCGACTTTCACCTCGACATGTGGCTCGAGCCCGGGGACATCCAGATCATCTCCAATCACACCACGGTTCACTCGCGTACGGCGTACGAGGATTGGCCAGAGCCGGACCGCAAGCGGCACCTGCTGCGGCTCTGGCTGTCGCTGTGA
- the modC gene encoding molybdenum ABC transporter ATP-binding protein produces the protein MLEVAVRKRLGGFSLDVDFRVPSNGVTALFGPSGAGKTSVLSVLAGLSHPDKGRIALDGAVLYDHVLGQCVAAHRRAIGYVFQDSRLFPHMTVEGNLRYGLRRSRGRTETTTFAAAVAMLGIEKLLPRLPHRLSGGEKQRVAIGRALLSQPRLLLLDEPLASLDDARKAEILPYLEKLRDELRVPMIYVSHTLEETVRLATTMVILSGGRSVAAGSLEELSSRTDVAMLSERADAGTVLEATVAEHDEKVRLTRLSFAGGSLLVPRSTHPAGSRVRVRVLARDVALALRAPALSSFQNVLAGSIVELRERSGDVLVRIAVGDAHLLSAVTVQAVERLRLRPGLTVHALLKSVALAAPNLQH, from the coding sequence GTGCTCGAGGTCGCCGTCCGCAAAAGACTCGGTGGCTTCTCGCTCGACGTCGACTTCCGCGTGCCGAGCAACGGCGTGACCGCCTTGTTCGGGCCATCGGGAGCCGGCAAGACCTCGGTGTTGTCGGTGCTGGCCGGTCTTTCGCATCCCGACAAGGGACGCATCGCGCTGGATGGCGCCGTGCTCTACGACCACGTGCTCGGCCAGTGCGTGGCAGCGCACCGGCGCGCCATCGGCTACGTGTTCCAGGACTCGCGGCTGTTTCCGCACATGACCGTCGAGGGCAATCTGCGTTACGGCCTGCGCCGCAGCCGCGGCCGGACCGAGACCACGACGTTCGCGGCGGCGGTGGCGATGCTCGGCATCGAGAAGCTGCTGCCGCGGCTTCCGCACCGCCTCTCGGGCGGCGAGAAGCAGCGGGTGGCCATCGGTCGTGCGCTTTTGTCGCAGCCGCGCCTGCTGCTGCTGGACGAGCCGCTGGCGTCGCTCGACGACGCGCGCAAGGCCGAGATCCTTCCGTACCTGGAAAAGCTGCGCGACGAGCTGCGAGTGCCGATGATCTACGTCAGCCACACCCTGGAAGAGACGGTGCGGCTGGCCACGACGATGGTGATCCTGTCGGGCGGGCGCAGCGTTGCCGCCGGATCGCTCGAGGAGCTGTCGTCGCGGACGGACGTGGCGATGCTGAGCGAGCGTGCGGATGCCGGCACGGTGCTCGAGGCGACGGTCGCCGAGCACGACGAGAAAGTGCGGCTGACGAGGCTTTCGTTCGCCGGCGGAAGCCTGCTGGTACCGCGGTCGACGCACCCGGCGGGCAGCCGTGTGCGCGTGCGAGTGCTGGCGCGCGACGTCGCGCTGGCCTTGCGCGCGCCGGCGTTGTCGAGCTTCCAGAACGTTCTGGCGGGCAGCATCGTCGAGCTGCGCGAGCGCAGCGGCGACGTGCTGGTGCGAATCGCCGTCGGCGACGCGCACCTGCTTTCCGCCGTGACGGTGCAGGCCGTCGAGCGTCTTCGCTTGCGGCCCGGCCTGACGGTTCACGCCTTGCTCAAGTCCGTGGCGCTGGCCGCGCCGAACCTGCAGCATTGA
- the modB gene encoding molybdate ABC transporter permease subunit has protein sequence MLSELEWSAIRLSLSVALRSVVFSLPLAVIVSWILTRRRFRGRALLDALVHLPLVLPPVVVGYGLLLLFGARGPVGSILIERFGIHLAFTPEGAALATAVMTFPLMVRTIRLSLETIDPGFEEAARTLGAGRVDRFFSITLPLMAPGVLSGAILAFAAGLGEFGAVITFVSNIPGHTQTLPLAMYTALQTPGGEETAAKLAGVAFVLALLGLLASEIIGRRVRARLGR, from the coding sequence ATGCTGAGCGAGCTGGAGTGGAGCGCGATCCGTCTGAGCCTGTCGGTGGCGCTGCGCAGCGTCGTCTTCAGCCTGCCGCTGGCGGTCATCGTCTCCTGGATCCTGACGCGCAGGCGCTTTCGCGGCCGTGCGCTCCTGGATGCGCTGGTGCACCTTCCGCTGGTGCTTCCGCCGGTCGTCGTCGGCTACGGGCTGCTGCTGCTGTTCGGCGCCCGCGGGCCCGTTGGCAGCATCCTGATCGAGCGATTCGGCATCCATCTCGCGTTCACGCCCGAAGGCGCCGCGCTGGCCACGGCGGTGATGACGTTTCCGTTGATGGTGCGCACGATCCGCCTCTCGCTCGAAACCATCGACCCGGGATTCGAGGAGGCCGCGCGCACGCTCGGTGCGGGCCGGGTGGACCGCTTCTTCTCGATCACGCTGCCGCTGATGGCGCCGGGCGTGCTGTCGGGCGCCATCCTCGCCTTCGCGGCGGGCCTCGGCGAATTCGGTGCCGTCATCACGTTCGTCTCCAACATCCCCGGGCATACGCAGACGCTGCCGCTGGCGATGTACACCGCGCTCCAGACGCCCGGCGGCGAGGAGACGGCGGCCAAGCTGGCGGGCGTCGCTTTCGTGTTGGCGCTGCTCGGGCTGCTGGCTTCCGAGATCATCGGCCGGCGCGTGCGCGCGCGGCTGGGGCGCTGA